Proteins encoded within one genomic window of Candidatus Nezhaarchaeota archaeon:
- a CDS encoding thioredoxin family protein, with translation MEVVVKIFGTEPPCAKCKATEKVAKEVAEEFGGKVKVVKLSALSEEADRYGVFITPSIVVNDKLVFSGRVPSKDELKKAIEEAMNS, from the coding sequence ATGGAAGTAGTAGTTAAGATCTTTGGAACTGAACCTCCCTGCGCTAAATGTAAAGCCACTGAGAAGGTTGCTAAGGAGGTAGCTGAGGAGTTTGGCGGCAAGGTTAAGGTAGTTAAGCTATCGGCTCTTTCAGAGGAAGCTGACAGATACGGAGTCTTCATCACGCCATCCATCGTGGTAAACGATAAACTTGTCTTTTCAGGTAGAGTTCCAAGCAAGGATGAGCTTAAGAAAGCAATAGAGGAGGCAATGAATTCATAG
- a CDS encoding radical SAM protein produces the protein MDYSLNPYFGCAHSCVYCYVPRLMSNRLGGRVWGSFVEVKVNMPRVLTRELKRINRGVVLISSITDPYQPVERRYELTRRCIELLSSSKLEVTVLTKSTLFKRDLDSMDKEKFELGVTVTTIQAHRELEPLSDHPIARLEALKEASQEGFKTFLFLGPLIPGVVDEEVDEIVELAYSSGVSYIIVDKLNVKGDVVQSIMSTLNKSHLNKFVNAIHDKSWLRNIKEKIIEICKRFHIPCDFCF, from the coding sequence GTGGACTACTCCTTAAACCCCTATTTTGGTTGTGCACACTCATGTGTTTACTGCTACGTCCCTAGGTTGATGTCCAATAGGCTTGGAGGAAGGGTTTGGGGTAGCTTCGTCGAGGTTAAAGTTAATATGCCAAGGGTTTTGACCAGGGAGCTTAAGCGCATAAACAGGGGAGTTGTATTAATTAGCAGCATAACGGATCCGTACCAGCCAGTGGAGCGGCGATACGAGCTGACAAGGAGGTGCATTGAATTGCTATCTTCAAGCAAGCTTGAGGTTACAGTACTGACTAAGTCAACGCTCTTTAAGAGGGACTTGGACTCCATGGACAAGGAGAAGTTCGAGTTAGGAGTAACAGTTACAACCATTCAAGCGCACAGAGAGCTGGAACCTCTATCAGACCATCCCATAGCTAGGCTGGAGGCGTTAAAGGAGGCTTCCCAAGAAGGCTTCAAGACCTTCCTCTTCTTAGGACCTCTAATACCCGGAGTGGTTGATGAGGAAGTTGATGAGATAGTCGAACTAGCATACAGCAGCGGAGTGAGCTACATCATAGTGGACAAGCTCAACGTAAAGGGTGACGTAGTTCAATCAATAATGAGTACCTTGAACAAGAGCCATCTGAACAAATTCGTCAACGCCATTCATGACAAAAGCTGGCTTAGAAACATCAAGGAGAAGATAATCGAAATCTGCAAAAGGTTTCACATCCCCTGTGACTTCTGCTTTTAG
- a CDS encoding metalloregulator ArsR/SmtB family transcription factor gives MSKIGKELLIDRKVKVFKALADPTRLQIIDFLKDGEKCVCEIIPAIGKAQSTTSKHLDILYDAGILDRRMDGRRALYRIRNPKVLDIIKAIELMVLEDVTALVKALESLKDTKNQ, from the coding sequence ATGAGTAAGATAGGTAAGGAACTTTTAATTGATCGGAAAGTTAAGGTGTTCAAGGCTTTAGCCGACCCCACGAGGTTGCAGATAATAGACTTCTTAAAAGATGGAGAGAAGTGTGTCTGCGAGATAATTCCAGCAATAGGTAAGGCTCAGTCAACAACCTCTAAGCACCTTGACATACTATACGATGCTGGAATATTGGATAGAAGAATGGATGGGAGGAGGGCTCTCTACCGTATTAGGAATCCCAAGGTGCTCGACATTATTAAAGCCATTGAATTAATGGTACTCGAAGATGTTACAGCACTAGTCAAGGCCCTTGAATCCTTAAAAGACACCAAAAACCAATGA
- a CDS encoding thioredoxin family protein codes for MKVKVEFFTAEPPCAGCVKLLEYADIIKEKYGDKVEVIKHTGPCEEFNKYGLTVVPAVVFNEGKIKIMGVCPSLKTIEMALKELGV; via the coding sequence ATGAAGGTTAAAGTTGAGTTCTTTACGGCTGAGCCTCCATGCGCTGGCTGTGTAAAGCTTTTAGAGTACGCCGACATCATCAAGGAGAAGTATGGAGACAAGGTAGAGGTAATAAAGCATACAGGTCCATGCGAGGAGTTCAATAAGTACGGTTTAACGGTTGTACCAGCAGTGGTCTTCAATGAGGGGAAAATAAAGATCATGGGGGTCTGTCCAAGCTTAAAAACTATAGAGATGGCCTTGAAGGAATTGGGGGTGTAA
- a CDS encoding saccharopine dehydrogenase NADP-binding domain-containing protein, with protein MGVLVLGGAGHIGSKIVSELRDLDLSLEVVIGDKDVERAQNIASKIGGNVGVLAIDATIEDSLVNAMKRFDVVVSALGPFYRFGVPVLRAAIRAGVNFVDINDDYDATEEALKLHEEARKRGVTALIGLGATPGVTNMLAYYGARRLDEVLEIGTYWIWTALDPTMGPAIIDHFFHAITGMVTTYKDGKWIKIPALCEPERFKFPSPIGEWEVAHVGHPEPVTIPRYIKVRNVYNKGGVWPSELNEVAKVFSKLGLTSFEEVRVRDQTFKARELAVAITLSLPRLMPPEEVERLVAPLYEKMGDYALTGVGLATVVKGFKNGEKYTIKYGIACKDAARLTALPVALTALELAAKRGAKAGVYPPEAGVVDVEMIIAGIKKFVTIEFTEEKVGTM; from the coding sequence GTGGGGGTGCTGGTTTTAGGTGGAGCTGGCCACATAGGTTCAAAGATCGTGTCGGAGCTTCGAGATCTTGATCTGAGCTTGGAGGTCGTCATTGGCGATAAAGACGTTGAGAGGGCACAAAACATAGCTAGCAAGATCGGAGGTAATGTTGGAGTCCTAGCTATCGATGCAACAATTGAGGATTCACTGGTAAACGCCATGAAGAGGTTTGACGTAGTCGTCAGTGCTTTGGGGCCCTTTTACAGATTTGGAGTCCCCGTTTTAAGAGCGGCTATAAGGGCTGGGGTTAACTTCGTGGATATAAACGATGACTACGACGCAACCGAGGAGGCACTCAAGCTACATGAAGAAGCTCGGAAGAGAGGTGTTACTGCTTTAATTGGGCTCGGAGCAACACCTGGAGTAACTAACATGCTCGCTTATTACGGAGCTCGAAGGCTTGACGAAGTCCTCGAAATCGGGACTTACTGGATTTGGACCGCACTAGATCCAACAATGGGGCCCGCCATCATAGATCACTTCTTTCACGCGATAACTGGCATGGTGACTACATACAAGGATGGCAAGTGGATCAAGATCCCGGCCCTTTGCGAGCCGGAGCGCTTTAAGTTCCCGAGCCCAATAGGAGAGTGGGAAGTCGCACATGTAGGTCATCCAGAGCCGGTCACAATACCTCGATACATAAAAGTTAGGAATGTTTACAACAAAGGTGGGGTTTGGCCCTCAGAGTTGAACGAAGTGGCGAAGGTATTCTCCAAGCTGGGTCTTACAAGCTTTGAGGAGGTTAGGGTAAGAGATCAAACCTTTAAGGCAAGAGAACTTGCTGTAGCCATAACTCTATCTCTACCCAGACTGATGCCTCCAGAAGAGGTAGAGAGACTGGTCGCTCCACTATACGAGAAAATGGGAGACTACGCACTAACTGGTGTGGGCCTAGCAACAGTTGTTAAAGGGTTTAAGAATGGTGAGAAGTACACCATTAAGTATGGCATCGCATGCAAAGATGCTGCTCGGCTTACAGCGCTACCTGTCGCTCTAACTGCACTAGAACTTGCAGCAAAGAGGGGTGCTAAGGCAGGTGTCTATCCACCCGAAGCTGGAGTAGTTGACGTTGAGATGATTATAGCGGGTATCAAAAAGTTCGTCACAATAGAGTTCACTGAAGAGAAGGTAGGAACAATGTAA
- a CDS encoding cyclase family protein — translation MGRVKIIDLSLPIEHNSPLEPELYRPKIRYVDHREGAIDMQRLFGVDPRDLVYSGGLGWSIEEVSAITHTGTHLDAPWHFHPISEGKLARTIDQVPLEWCYSDGVILDLRHKKPGEYITVDDLKEALDKIGYTIKPYDIVLIMTGRDKYAGTPEYFEQPGMSMEATLWLVEQGVKVMGIDAYTFDRPFKYMADDYKRTRDGRVIWPAHFAAITKEYCHIEKLANLDKVPRPYGFKVACFPIKIARASAAWCRAVAIIEE, via the coding sequence ATGGGGAGGGTCAAGATAATCGATTTAAGTTTGCCGATTGAGCATAATTCTCCATTAGAGCCAGAGCTGTATAGGCCAAAAATCAGGTATGTAGATCATAGAGAGGGAGCAATCGATATGCAAAGACTGTTTGGAGTGGACCCACGAGACCTAGTGTACTCTGGAGGGCTTGGATGGTCCATCGAGGAAGTAAGTGCCATAACGCATACGGGTACACACTTAGACGCTCCGTGGCATTTTCACCCCATATCGGAGGGTAAGCTCGCTAGGACCATAGATCAAGTGCCGTTGGAATGGTGCTACTCTGATGGAGTAATCTTGGACCTTAGGCATAAGAAGCCTGGAGAGTACATCACTGTTGATGACTTAAAAGAAGCACTGGACAAGATTGGGTACACAATAAAGCCATATGACATAGTCCTCATAATGACTGGTCGCGATAAATATGCTGGAACACCGGAGTACTTCGAGCAGCCTGGGATGTCAATGGAAGCTACCTTATGGTTAGTCGAGCAGGGCGTCAAGGTCATGGGCATTGATGCCTACACATTCGATAGGCCATTTAAGTACATGGCGGATGATTACAAGCGAACTAGAGACGGTAGGGTAATATGGCCAGCGCACTTCGCAGCCATAACGAAGGAGTACTGTCACATTGAGAAGCTAGCGAACCTGGATAAGGTTCCAAGACCCTACGGATTCAAGGTAGCTTGCTTTCCAATAAAGATAGCTCGTGCATCTGCGGCATGGTGTAGAGCCGTTGCGATAATTGAAGAGTAA
- a CDS encoding alpha/beta fold hydrolase, translated as MKRSRILLLIVVVVLCLALASYLGYYYGYTTATAERMIVEETLREEATKAIEDVKKEAVNAIKAIKEDVAKAIDEAVKAAKAPVYVVGVEPVPGITVDWLTPYEEVLAKLPKTASVILSNGSKVPSPLNWTSITDPLFPEYTYSPYTAGVYRATATVSLPYGVYCGDPKLLVVTTNVTVMTPLLPYLYPNATPLTDPRYRALFNQPGTYKSEWVVVDGLNRTYHYYVPSYYNGTQRMPLVISLHGAWSCGLANLLGADDYAEKFGFILVCPDSYGYIWNIPGVVTGANVTIDVNFISRLIDVMSERYNIDTKRVYVVGISAGGMMTTYLALHLPHKITAIGIVSGALSLAALADAGVKFPRPMTVVITAGTHELLFGRLFDEHLRARKAVAYLVEQFNCSRVPEVTFWPDPKAKGVYWPPTGERTAVVRYVYSGGVGGVQVVYFEIIGGGHCWPGGMQYSLPSSVGWVTYHVEAWSDCLWPYLSKCTLP; from the coding sequence ATGAAGAGAAGTAGGATACTGTTATTGATCGTAGTCGTAGTTCTATGTCTAGCTTTAGCTTCGTACTTGGGTTACTACTATGGTTATACAACTGCGACTGCAGAGAGAATGATTGTTGAAGAAACGTTAAGAGAGGAGGCAACTAAAGCAATTGAAGACGTTAAAAAAGAAGCTGTTAACGCTATCAAGGCAATCAAAGAAGATGTTGCTAAGGCAATTGATGAAGCAGTTAAGGCTGCTAAAGCTCCAGTCTACGTTGTTGGAGTTGAACCTGTACCAGGCATCACAGTGGACTGGCTTACACCATACGAGGAAGTGTTAGCGAAATTACCTAAGACTGCTAGCGTGATCTTGAGCAATGGCTCGAAGGTCCCGTCACCATTAAACTGGACATCGATAACTGACCCTCTCTTCCCAGAGTACACGTACTCTCCTTATACAGCTGGAGTATACAGGGCAACAGCAACGGTTAGCCTTCCATACGGGGTATACTGCGGAGATCCTAAACTTTTAGTAGTGACCACGAACGTGACCGTGATGACCCCTCTACTTCCATATCTGTACCCGAACGCTACTCCCTTGACTGACCCACGCTACAGAGCCTTGTTCAATCAGCCTGGTACATACAAGTCTGAGTGGGTAGTTGTTGATGGGCTAAACAGGACTTATCACTACTACGTACCCTCATACTATAATGGGACTCAACGCATGCCGTTAGTGATTTCACTCCATGGTGCGTGGTCATGTGGTCTAGCTAACCTATTAGGTGCTGATGATTACGCTGAGAAGTTTGGCTTCATCCTCGTGTGCCCAGATAGCTACGGTTACATATGGAACATACCGGGAGTTGTGACGGGTGCAAACGTGACTATAGACGTCAACTTCATCTCAAGACTTATTGACGTGATGAGCGAGAGGTACAACATAGACACTAAGCGCGTTTACGTGGTAGGAATTTCAGCTGGTGGGATGATGACGACTTACCTCGCTCTCCACTTACCCCACAAGATTACTGCTATAGGAATAGTAAGTGGAGCTCTTTCCCTCGCCGCATTAGCTGATGCGGGAGTTAAGTTCCCAAGACCTATGACCGTGGTTATAACAGCTGGCACGCACGAATTGCTCTTCGGCAGATTGTTTGATGAGCACCTCCGTGCTCGCAAGGCCGTCGCCTACTTAGTAGAGCAATTCAACTGTAGCCGTGTACCAGAAGTAACCTTCTGGCCGGATCCAAAAGCTAAGGGAGTTTACTGGCCACCAACAGGTGAGCGCACAGCTGTTGTCCGTTACGTCTATAGTGGGGGAGTTGGTGGTGTACAGGTGGTGTACTTCGAGATTATTGGTGGAGGGCACTGCTGGCCTGGTGGAATGCAGTACTCTCTTCCAAGCAGTGTTGGTTGGGTAACATACCATGTAGAAGCGTGGAGCGACTGCTTGTGGCCATACCTCAGTAAATGCACTTTACCATAA
- a CDS encoding recombinase family protein yields MSGSIKAVAYSRTSTDMQTTEQQINAIRDYAAKSGIEIVEWFSDPDVSGAIPALERDGFKKLLNFIEQNKISTIIIYAIDRLGRSFMDIFKTLSELDKKEITVVSVRDSFLQTLDPNIRRLVLAVLAWASEYEVKLTRERVRLAMRRREVQEKLEKVRKVTKIYDETRQLIKSLYAQGWSLRKIAKAVNLSLYAVRKVLMQEGVIEPGRYSCPRCGHKLSWDDIENAYRCRACGYKS; encoded by the coding sequence ATGAGTGGTTCGATAAAGGCAGTTGCTTACTCAAGGACGTCTACCGACATGCAGACAACGGAGCAGCAAATAAATGCTATTAGAGACTATGCCGCTAAAAGTGGAATAGAGATAGTAGAGTGGTTTAGTGATCCCGACGTTTCAGGAGCTATACCGGCTCTCGAACGTGATGGATTTAAAAAGCTTCTTAACTTCATAGAACAAAATAAGATATCTACAATCATAATCTACGCAATAGATAGGCTCGGCAGGAGCTTCATGGACATATTTAAGACGTTGAGCGAGCTTGACAAGAAGGAGATAACAGTTGTAAGTGTGAGGGACAGCTTCCTCCAAACTCTCGACCCCAACATTAGGAGACTTGTGTTAGCAGTCTTGGCTTGGGCCTCAGAGTACGAGGTCAAGCTTACTAGAGAGAGAGTAAGACTAGCCATGAGGAGAAGAGAGGTTCAAGAGAAGCTCGAGAAAGTGAGAAAGGTCACTAAGATATACGATGAGACCAGACAGTTGATAAAGAGCCTCTATGCTCAAGGTTGGAGCTTGAGGAAGATAGCTAAGGCCGTTAACTTAAGTCTCTACGCTGTACGCAAGGTCTTAATGCAAGAGGGAGTCATAGAGCCTGGAAGGTATAGCTGTCCTCGATGCGGTCACAAGCTTAGCTGGGACGACATAGAGAACGCGTACAGGTGTAGAGCCTGCGGCTATAAGAGCTAG
- a CDS encoding matrixin family metalloprotease has translation MEAWDQAVSAELFNDNPRIDYKAKASIGTPDFKNVITWGRAPSGIVAYTVIWYDSSTGEIVDADIVLNSYYKWGIADGDEMTIDFTNKFDIRNVVTHEAGHFIGLDDLYDPKYWAMTMYGYTSYGEEIKRSLEPGDIAGARAIYGE, from the coding sequence GTGGAAGCTTGGGATCAAGCGGTCTCTGCTGAGCTATTCAACGACAATCCGCGAATCGATTATAAAGCTAAGGCTAGTATAGGAACGCCCGACTTTAAGAACGTTATCACGTGGGGGCGTGCTCCGTCAGGTATTGTGGCGTACACGGTAATATGGTACGACTCTTCCACCGGGGAGATAGTTGATGCGGACATAGTGCTTAACTCCTACTACAAGTGGGGGATAGCGGATGGAGATGAAATGACGATAGACTTCACCAATAAATTCGATATTAGAAACGTAGTGACGCATGAAGCTGGCCACTTCATTGGGCTAGACGACCTCTATGATCCGAAGTACTGGGCAATGACCATGTACGGCTACACAAGCTACGGTGAAGAGATAAAACGTTCACTAGAGCCTGGGGACATAGCAGGAGCTCGGGCTATCTACGGTGAATAA
- a CDS encoding thioredoxin family protein translates to MKVKVEVFTSEPPCSGGRLLLKLIEKIKEEYKDKIDVEIYRGPNPKLSEYGISSSPAIVIDKDIRIIGVCPSEETLREALREAGVIP, encoded by the coding sequence TTGAAGGTTAAGGTCGAGGTCTTCACGTCAGAGCCTCCATGCTCTGGTGGAAGATTGCTACTGAAGCTGATAGAGAAAATAAAGGAAGAGTACAAGGATAAGATAGACGTCGAGATTTATCGAGGTCCAAATCCAAAGCTCAGCGAGTACGGCATAAGCAGTAGTCCAGCGATAGTGATAGACAAAGATATTCGCATAATAGGTGTTTGCCCAAGCGAAGAGACTTTGAGGGAAGCTTTGAGGGAAGCTGGCGTCATTCCTTGA
- a CDS encoding Lrp/AsnC ligand binding domain-containing protein codes for MHVIFILINTKPGKAFEVAEKVAKIEKVKSAYVVTGPYDVIACFKSEEPMADIKKIVSKIHEIEGVEKTLTMVAIH; via the coding sequence ATGCATGTCATCTTCATCTTAATAAATACGAAGCCCGGTAAGGCTTTTGAGGTAGCTGAGAAGGTCGCTAAGATAGAGAAGGTTAAGTCGGCTTACGTGGTCACGGGACCTTATGATGTCATAGCTTGCTTCAAGAGTGAGGAGCCCATGGCTGACATAAAGAAGATAGTCAGCAAGATACACGAAATTGAAGGAGTAGAGAAAACCTTAACTATGGTGGCGATACATTAA
- a CDS encoding FprA family A-type flavoprotein — MSTSSLRSFELVKNVYWVGARDVGRRLFDSLIPLPLGTSYNSYLIVDESIALIDTVNPGFEDELIGRIRSVTDPSRIDYVIMNHAEPDHAGAIPVVLSIAPRAKLVTTSTGARMAKLFYKVPENRVQVVKDGDSITLGKRVLKFIEAPMLHWPETMFTYLLEDKILFTCDFFGAHVAQGLWSEDVDGIATHAQRYFGEIMMPFRANALSALKKISELEVNMIAPSHGPIYREPKEIIDRYWKWSRGEVEKKVVIAYVSMWGYTRNIVKLFSDELASEGINVVLHDLVVADLGDLAKDLVDSSAVVIATPTVITQAHPLALQFAYLAKLLRAPTKYAVVIVLYAWGSNADKQLEEVLKDAKIELVGSIKINVVPDVQAANNLKVLAKELAKRVMSG; from the coding sequence ATGTCCACGTCCTCTCTTAGGAGTTTTGAGCTAGTAAAGAATGTTTACTGGGTTGGAGCTAGAGATGTTGGTAGGAGACTGTTCGACTCACTGATTCCGTTGCCTCTCGGCACTTCCTACAACTCGTACCTTATCGTTGATGAGTCCATAGCGCTAATCGACACCGTTAACCCCGGTTTTGAGGATGAGTTAATTGGTAGAATTCGAAGCGTAACTGATCCAAGCAGAATAGACTACGTAATCATGAACCATGCAGAACCAGATCACGCTGGTGCTATTCCAGTAGTATTGAGTATAGCTCCTAGAGCTAAGTTAGTTACAACGTCGACTGGAGCTAGGATGGCTAAGCTCTTCTATAAAGTACCAGAAAATAGAGTACAGGTGGTTAAGGATGGAGACTCAATAACTTTGGGTAAGAGGGTTTTGAAGTTCATCGAGGCCCCTATGTTGCACTGGCCTGAGACCATGTTCACTTACCTGCTTGAGGATAAGATACTCTTCACATGCGACTTCTTCGGTGCTCACGTAGCTCAGGGATTGTGGAGCGAGGATGTTGATGGTATAGCAACGCATGCGCAAAGGTATTTTGGGGAAATAATGATGCCCTTTAGAGCCAACGCGCTAAGCGCTTTGAAGAAGATCTCCGAGCTAGAAGTAAACATGATAGCACCATCGCATGGCCCAATATACAGGGAACCTAAAGAGATCATTGACAGGTACTGGAAGTGGTCGCGTGGCGAAGTAGAGAAGAAGGTTGTTATAGCGTACGTATCTATGTGGGGTTACACTAGAAATATCGTTAAATTGTTCTCAGACGAGTTAGCTTCAGAAGGTATCAACGTGGTCCTCCATGACTTAGTCGTAGCGGACTTAGGTGATCTAGCAAAGGATTTAGTGGATTCAAGCGCTGTTGTCATAGCGACCCCTACAGTCATCACGCAGGCTCATCCATTAGCACTTCAGTTCGCTTACTTAGCTAAGCTACTTAGAGCTCCTACGAAGTACGCAGTCGTAATAGTCCTATACGCTTGGGGTAGCAATGCAGATAAGCAACTCGAAGAAGTGCTCAAAGACGCTAAGATCGAGTTAGTGGGGTCCATAAAGATCAACGTTGTACCTGACGTACAAGCTGCAAATAACCTGAAGGTGCTCGCTAAAGAGCTCGCTAAGAGAGTAATGTCGGGTTAA
- a CDS encoding DUF1295 domain-containing protein: MALNKMYGKRFASAIVLSALLTITLFYLTFEVPNFLDKVLHQYFPEVSFDVEAIEKMLSTLRPIGYASLTVTITIIVLGFINKKSALTFLGSLALYLPTFGYFAFAMFFLTGLGALRALWLPILEFSPSILKLGCIVYIPISVIPYAPLIGMVITFIGLLVFSLAATTWLYGRFRGYELIDFWIYKYSRHPQYLGFILWSYGLLIFVSYKTYVKGALATPPALIWLVSAMIVIGIALFEEIEMVKKHGERYEEYRKRTPFMMPLPRPLTKLIMLPMKIVGGYPKSMRDVIGVVMLYTAILVALSYILMVILGP; encoded by the coding sequence GTGGCTTTAAATAAGATGTATGGAAAGAGGTTTGCGAGTGCTATTGTGTTATCAGCTTTGCTCACGATTACTCTTTTTTACTTGACCTTTGAGGTACCAAACTTCTTAGACAAGGTGCTTCACCAATACTTCCCCGAAGTCTCCTTCGATGTTGAAGCAATAGAGAAGATGCTTAGCACGCTAAGACCTATTGGGTATGCATCACTAACGGTAACCATCACCATAATAGTCTTGGGCTTCATAAACAAAAAGAGTGCCCTAACTTTCTTAGGATCTCTAGCCCTATATCTTCCAACGTTCGGTTACTTCGCGTTTGCAATGTTCTTTCTTACTGGTTTAGGAGCTTTAAGGGCTCTCTGGCTACCAATACTTGAATTCTCTCCTTCAATCTTAAAGTTGGGGTGTATAGTGTACATACCGATCTCGGTCATCCCATACGCACCCCTTATAGGGATGGTAATCACGTTCATCGGGCTACTAGTCTTCTCATTAGCTGCAACCACGTGGCTTTATGGAAGGTTTAGGGGCTATGAGCTGATAGACTTCTGGATTTACAAGTACAGTAGGCATCCTCAGTACCTCGGCTTCATTCTCTGGAGTTATGGGCTCTTGATATTCGTGAGCTACAAGACCTACGTAAAAGGAGCGCTTGCAACCCCTCCAGCACTCATCTGGCTCGTATCGGCGATGATTGTGATAGGGATAGCCCTCTTCGAAGAAATCGAGATGGTTAAAAAGCATGGAGAAAGATATGAGGAATATCGCAAAAGAACTCCATTTATGATGCCACTACCAAGACCGTTAACTAAGCTCATAATGTTACCTATGAAGATCGTGGGGGGTTATCCAAAGAGTATGAGAGATGTGATTGGTGTGGTGATGTTGTATACAGCCATACTCGTGGCTTTATCATACATCTTAATGGTGATTTTAGGACCTTGA
- a CDS encoding permease, whose protein sequence is MDLSQVLVLMEAGLDSLIDYVAYHVVTCLIPAFLLAGAISVFLSRDAIIRYLGLESRKIISFPLAAVSSLGLAVCSCTVIPIAAGLYKRGSSIGPAFIFLWVAPAANILALTYTGAILGVDMAGARIATAFATAFLVGLAMTIIFRNDEASRLKKMRLERVATTSITIGGVKGIVLIVLLVVTLLMPNYLGAVLPSYLNINSGEDKLLIYGYKLLIFAVLFATTMSYALKFIERDHVGVWMHETLWFVRMIFPLLLVGVFVIGVVSKLLPEPWIREWLGGNGLLQTFIACIIGALSYFTTLTEAPFVSMLMGLGMGKGPALALLLAGPGMSLPNMLAIIRIFTVRKAVAYILITIVIATLASFIIGNTIWSL, encoded by the coding sequence TTGGATTTAAGCCAAGTGCTTGTGTTAATGGAGGCTGGCCTCGATTCTCTAATCGATTACGTAGCCTATCACGTGGTTACGTGTCTCATCCCAGCATTCCTGCTAGCTGGAGCAATAAGCGTGTTCCTATCGCGCGACGCTATCATCAGATACTTGGGGTTAGAGTCTCGAAAGATCATCTCCTTCCCTCTAGCAGCTGTCTCAAGCTTGGGGTTGGCTGTATGCTCGTGCACCGTGATTCCAATAGCTGCAGGTCTCTATAAGCGCGGAAGCAGCATAGGACCCGCCTTCATATTCCTATGGGTGGCGCCTGCAGCCAATATCTTGGCTCTAACTTATACTGGAGCTATACTTGGAGTTGACATGGCTGGAGCAAGGATCGCTACAGCCTTCGCTACAGCCTTCTTAGTCGGGCTTGCAATGACGATCATCTTTAGGAATGATGAGGCGTCGAGATTGAAGAAAATGAGGTTAGAGCGTGTTGCTACGACGAGCATTACCATTGGAGGCGTAAAGGGTATCGTGCTAATAGTCCTGCTCGTAGTCACTCTTCTAATGCCAAACTACTTGGGCGCAGTACTACCTAGCTACCTGAACATTAACTCAGGTGAAGATAAGCTATTGATCTATGGCTATAAGCTCTTAATATTTGCAGTGCTGTTTGCGACGACCATGAGTTACGCGCTTAAGTTTATCGAGAGGGACCATGTAGGTGTGTGGATGCACGAAACTCTATGGTTCGTGAGAATGATTTTCCCACTTCTATTAGTTGGAGTATTCGTAATAGGCGTGGTAAGCAAGTTACTGCCGGAACCCTGGATTAGGGAGTGGCTTGGAGGAAACGGCTTATTGCAGACGTTCATCGCATGCATTATAGGGGCTCTAAGTTATTTCACGACCTTAACAGAGGCCCCCTTCGTCAGTATGTTAATGGGTTTGGGGATGGGTAAAGGCCCAGCACTCGCACTCCTCTTAGCAGGACCAGGCATGAGCTTACCAAACATGCTGGCAATTATTAGGATCTTTACAGTAAGGAAGGCCGTGGCATACATTCTAATAACAATTGTCATCGCCACCTTAGCGTCGTTCATCATTGGCAACACCATATGGAGTCTCTAA